The following are encoded together in the Oncorhynchus masou masou isolate Uvic2021 chromosome 5, UVic_Omas_1.1, whole genome shotgun sequence genome:
- the LOC135539847 gene encoding NADH-cytochrome b5 reductase 3-like: MKYALSTTVAVTAGVVVLSTVGIIVALYLGKKKKPPVTLLDPTQKYHLTLIDKEVINHDTRRFRFRLPSTEHILGLPVGNHVYLSARIDGSLVVRPYTPVSSNDDKGYVDLVVKIYFRNVHLKFPDGGKMSQYLESLQLGDVVDFRGPGGLLEYKGHGQFAVQTDKKSPAEIKVASTVGLIAGGTGITPMLQLVRAIMKDPSDSTTCSLLYANQTEKDILLRDELEEVQVRHPDRFKLWFTVDRAPEGWEYSEGFINADMIQEHLPAPSDDTLVLMCGPPPMIQFACNPNLDKLAYRQSQRFAY; this comes from the exons ATGAAGTACGCATTG TCCACGACGGTAGCTGTGACTGCTGGGGTGGTAGTGCTGTCCACTGTGGGCATAATTGTAGCCCTCTATCTCGGCAAGAAGAAGAAGCCTCCAGTCACCTTGCTTGACCCTACTCAAAAATACCACCTAACACTCATCGATAAAGAG GTGATCAACCATGATACTCGCAGGTTTCGCTTTCGACTTCCCTCAACAGAACATATCCTGGGACTCCCTGTAG GGAATCATGTATACCTCTCTGCCCGTATTGATGGCAGCCTGGTAGTCAGACCATATACACCTGTGTCCAGCAACGACGACAAAGGATATGTTGATCTGGTTGTGAAG ATCTACTTCAGGAATGTGCACCTCAAGTTTCCTGACGGGGGGAAGATGTCCCAATACCTGGAGAGTTTGCAGCTGGGAGACGTGGTAGACTTCAGAGGACCAGGAGGCCTGCTGGAGTACAAAGGACATG GGCAGTTTGCAGTTCAGACAGACAAAAAGTCTCCTGCTGAGATAAAAGTTGCCAGTACTGTGGGTCTGATAGCTGGAGGAACAG GCATCACCCCTATGCTACAGCTGGTGCGCGCCATCATGAAGGACCCCAGTGACAGCACCACCTGCAGCCTGCTGTATGCTAACCAG actgagaaggacatcctgcTGAGGGATGAGCTGGAGGAGGTCCAAGTCCGACACCCAGACCGCTTCAAGCTGTGGTTTACAGTGGACAGGGCACCAGAGG GCTGGGAGTACAGTGAGGGCTTCATCAACGCAGACATGATCCAGGAGCACCTGCCGGCCCCCAGTGACGACACCTTGGTGCTCATGTGCGGTCCGCCCCCCATGATCCAGTTTGCCTGCAACCCTAACCTGGACAAGTTGGCCTACCGGCAGAGTCAGCGCTTTGCCTACTAG
- the LOC135539846 gene encoding adiponectin receptor protein 1-like translates to MSGRNGSASDADCRISEDCRSPDVELMELGPLLEEAGRQAGGKGMMSEGASVLPDDDEDDDDEEVEEVLTLPLQAHHAMEKMEEFVHKVWKGSWRVIPFHVLPEWLKDNDYLLHGHRPPMPSFRACFGSIFRIHTETGNIWTHLLGLILFICLGTYTILRPNMYFMAPLQEKVVFGMFFLGAVLCLSFSWLFHTVYCHSEKVSRTFSKLDYSGIALLIMGSFVPWLYYSFYCSPQPRLIYLTIVCVLGIAAIVVAQWERFSTPAHRPTRAGVFMGLGLSGIVPTVHFTIEEGFVKATTVGQMGWFYLMGAMYITGAGLYAARIPERYFPGKCDIWFHSHQIFHVLVVAAAFIHFYGVTNLQEFRYGLEGGCTDDTLL, encoded by the exons ATGTCAGGACGAAACGGGTCTGCGAGCGATGCAGACTGTCGGATCTCGGAGGACTGCCGGTCCCCGGATGTAGAGCTGATGGAATTGGGACCCCTGCTGGAGGAGGCGGGCCGGCAGGCAGGGGGGAAAGGCATGATGTCGGAG GGGGCCTCAGTTCTacctgatgatgatgaggatgatgatgacgaagaggtggaagagGTCCTGACGCTGCCCCTCCAGGCTCACCACGCCATGGAGAAGATGGAGGAGTTTGTGCACAAA GTGTGGAAGGGTAGTTGGAGGGTAATCCCTTTTCACGTCCTGCCGGAGTGGCTAAAGGACAACGACTATCTCCTGCATGGACACCGGCCCCCAATGCCCTCCTTCCGCGCCTGCTTTGGAAGCATCTTCAGGATCCATACAGAAACAGGCAACATCTGGACCCACCTtctgg GGCTGATCCTGTTTATTTGTCTGGGCACGTACACCATTCTGCGGCCCAACATGTACTTCATGGCACCTCTGCAGGAGAAGGTGGTGTTTGGGATGTTCTTTCTGGGCGCGGTGCTCTGCCTCAGCTTCTCctggctctttcataccgtctaCTGCCACTCTGAGAAAGTGTCTCGCACCTTCTCCAA GCTTGACTACTCAGGTATCGCCCTGCTGATCATGGGTTCCTTCGTGCCCTGGCTCTACTACTCGTTTTACTGTTCCCCACAGCCACGCCTCATCTACCTCACCATCGTCTGTGTGCTGGGCATTGCCGCCATCGTAGTGGCCCAGTGGGAGCGCTTCTCCACGCCCGCGCACCGGCCCACCCGAGCAG GAGTCTTCATGGGCCTGGGACTGAGCGGCATCGTCCCCACAGTGCACTTCACCATCGAGGAGGGCTTCGTCAAGGCCACCACTGTGGGACAGATGGGCTGGTTCTACCTGATGGGCGCCATGTACATCACTGGCGCCGGACTGTACGCCGCCAGGATCCCTGAGCGCTACTTCCCTGGCAAATGTGACATCTGG ttccACTCCCACCAGATCTTCCATGTCCTGGTGGTTGCGGCAGCCTTCATCCACTTCTACGGCGTCACCAACTTGCAGGAGTTCCGCTACGGCCTGGAGGGAGGCTGCACTGACGACACCCTTCTCTGA
- the LOC135539848 gene encoding guanine nucleotide exchange factor MSS4-like, with product MDNHEQCSPSEGCADRSTLVSEDGKNIKSVLCQRCGSKVLCPGVAVIAEKELFLPAMRKKTTITQSEGSVDGDKLTAHWLVDDMYTFENVGFTKDVGRIKYLICADCEIGPIGWHCLDDKKSFYVALERVNHA from the exons ATGGACAACCACGAACAGTGCTCTCCCTCTGAAGGATGCGCCGACCGGTCTACGCTGGTGTCAGAGGATGGAAAGAATATCAAATCAGTTTTGTGCCAACGTTGTGGATCGAAGGTCCTCTGCCCAGGGGTGGCGGTGATTGCAGAGAAGGAG CTGTTCCTTCCCGCAATGAGGAAGAAGACCACTATCACCCAATCAGAGGGATCCGTGGATGGGGACAAACTGACTGCCCACTGGTTAGTCGATGATATGTACACCTTTGAGAATGTGGGCTTCACCAAGGACGTGGGGAGAATCAAGTACCTAATTTGTGCAGACTGTGAGATTGGACCCATTGGCTGGCACTGCCTGGATGACAAAAAGAGCTTCTATGTTGCATTGGAAAGAGTCAATCATGCATAG